A window of Ictalurus furcatus strain D&B chromosome 18, Billie_1.0, whole genome shotgun sequence contains these coding sequences:
- the LOC128622722 gene encoding olfactory receptor 51E2-like codes for MEFGPSKNFTHTEFYLIGFTSLKEYRRLLFIPFSIMFIFAVSTNFALVFVITRQRTLHSPMYVLICFIACVDICVSCCVLPRLLFSLASGINVWPRELCLIQMFFVHYACSFQSTILFGMAVDRYFAICMPLRYNNFMSFTNCMIATGIIVIRNMLIITAMVALVGTLRFCSSNVLYHVHCEHQLVVTLASPCEDTTKNYLAGLISFCVPTIDCVGIAFSYITIFFVIFQSASGESHSKAISTCTTHLIVICITYFTSMVAFLAYRIQSGLTSDQRILISLGYLLVPGICNPMIYGIRNKEIRQQFIKLLRLNKVDDF; via the coding sequence ATGGAATTTGGACCATCAAAAAATTTTACCCACACTGAATTCTATCTAATTGGATTTACCTCTCTAAAAGAATACCGAAGACTTCTTTTCATCCCATTTAGCATAATGTTCATCTTTGCAGTCAGCACTAATTTCGCCCTTGTGTTTGTCATTACACGGCAGAGGACACTTCATTCTCCAATGTATGTGCTGATATGTTTCATAGCATGCGTGGATATATGTGTGTCATGCTGTGTTCTCCCACGATTGTTATTTAGTTTAGCATCAGGGATCAATGTTTGGCCTCGAGAATTATGTCTGATCCAGATGTTTTTTGTTCACTATGCCTGCAGTTTTCAGTCCACAATCTTGTTTGGGATGGCTGTAGATCGCTACTTTGCTATATGCATGCCATTACGGTACAACAATTTTATGAGTTTTACTAATTGTATGATTGCTACAGGTATAATTGTAATTCGTAATATGTTAATTATAACAGCCATGGTTGCTTTGGTTGGAACACTTAGATTCTGTTCGTCTAATGTTCTTTATCATGTTCATTGTGAACATCAGCTGGTAGTCACCTTGGCAAGCCCCTGTGAAGACACCACAAAGAACTATTTAGCTGGTCTGATCAGTTTCTGTGTGCCGACTATTGACTGCGTTGGCATTGCATTTTCCTACATTACtatattttttgtgattttccAATCAGCCTCAGGAGAGTCACATAGCAAAGCCATCTCCACTTGTACCACCCACTTGATAGTTATCTGTATTACCTACTTCACCTCCATGGTGGCCTTCCTGGCTTACAGAATCCAGTCAGGCCTTACATCTGACCAACGTATCCTTATTAGTCTTGGATATTTACTTGTCCCTGGTATCTGCAACCCAATGATCTATGGTATCAGGAATAAAGAAATACGGCAACAGTTCATAAAACTTCTTAGACTAAATAAGGTTGATGATTTCTGA
- the cbr1l gene encoding carbonyl reductase 1-like, whose protein sequence is MSTKVAVVTGSNKGIGLAIVKGLCKAGYSGDVLLTARNEALGKKTLELMKAEGFKNVLFHQLDICDKSSSLALGKFLKEKYGGLDVLVNNAGIAYKVNAPESFEEQVDVTMRTNFWGTLWVCRALFPLLKTNARVVNVSSFFSKQSLDQCSPELQAKLRRTDMSEEELCLLMGEFVTAAQSRAHEAQGWPSTAYGATKIGVTVLSRIQARVLNETRPGDGILLNACCPGWVRTDMAGPDAPKSPEEGAETPVYLALLPDGAKEPHGQLVWDKAVQEW, encoded by the exons ATGTCTACAAAGGTCGCTGTTGTCACCGGTTCCAACAAAGGCATCGGACTGGCCATAGTGAAAGGACTTTGTAAAGCTGGTTACAGTGGAGACGTTCTTCTCACCGCTCGCAATGAAGCGCTGGGAAAGAAGACACTAGAGCTGATGAAAGCCGAGGGCTTCAAAAATGTCCTCTTCCATCAACTCGACATCTGCGACAAAAGCAGTAGTCTGGCGCTCGGGAAGTTTCTGAAGGAGAAATACGGAGGCCTGGATGTGCTCGTCAACAACGCTGGAATCGCTTACAAAG TGAATGCCCCAGAGTCTTTTGAGGAACAGGTTGACGTCACCATGCGCACCAATTTTTGGGGAACACTGTGGGTGTGTCGCGCGCTTTTCCCCCTGCTGAAAACTAACGCTCGTGTAGTCAATGTGTCCAGCTTCTTCAGCAAACAGTCTCTGGATCAATGTAGCCCAGAACTCCAGGCAAA GTTGAGAAGAACAGACATGTCAGAGGAGGAGCTCTGCTTACTGATGGGGGAGTTTGTTACTGCTGCACAAAGTAGAGCTCATGAGGCTCAGGGTTGGCCAAGCACTGCTTATGGTGCCACCAAG ATAGGTGTGACTGTTCTTTCAAGGATCCAGGCACGGGTTCTTAATGAAACCAGACCCGGTGATGGCATCCTCCTCAATGCCTGTTGCCCAGGCTGGGTTAGAACAGACATGGCTGGTCCAGATGCCCCCAAAAGCCCAGAGGAAGGAGCGGAAACTCCGGTGTACCTGGCATTGTTGCCAGATGGAGCCAAGGAGCCACATGGACAGTTGGTTTGGGACAAAGCGGTGCAGGAATGGTAG